Proteins from one Mycobacterium sp. HUMS_12744610 genomic window:
- a CDS encoding class I SAM-dependent methyltransferase: MSVVDSATVDSPVAVDRTTLHHLWKAILAGIAIVVAVACYFAPVLLAALGIAVLLLLCARLVYRDRDRYIPNLYSRDTRVYDDAYRSFIRRTLEDIRRCRIGGHTLLWEASRLPKPSRQNSDELLLDLGVWLGWSTRLTSDASGRQVYGFDTFEGLVEDWQVDDEIVFKRGTFSLSEPLAQRSMHDTGVILQDGLPAPLGRKVQFIKGATYDTLEPFLAERPDAPIRLFHMDLDTYESCLHALETCKDRFVEGSILVFDEYLVTNAEMRAFFEFQEQYGLEWRYRAWGLEVMEMNLEMVVSRWKRATYYLLWIAAYWLAGDGSYVWKFFGKRFWRFWLGAPIGDIFFMLGAAGQRKSVSLEITGLGKLDRTRPRDQNDG, translated from the coding sequence GTGAGCGTAGTCGACAGTGCGACAGTGGATAGCCCAGTCGCGGTGGATCGGACGACTCTGCACCATCTGTGGAAAGCGATTCTCGCCGGGATCGCGATCGTCGTGGCTGTGGCTTGTTACTTCGCGCCGGTATTACTCGCCGCGCTCGGAATAGCTGTTCTGCTGCTCCTCTGCGCGCGCTTGGTCTATCGGGACCGCGACCGCTACATCCCGAACCTGTATTCCCGGGACACCAGGGTCTACGACGACGCGTACCGCTCGTTCATCCGCCGCACGCTCGAGGATATTCGGCGGTGCAGGATTGGTGGCCACACGCTGTTGTGGGAGGCATCGCGCCTGCCGAAACCAAGCCGCCAGAATTCCGACGAACTTCTGCTCGATCTGGGTGTCTGGCTGGGCTGGTCGACGAGGCTGACATCCGATGCCTCCGGCCGCCAGGTCTACGGCTTCGACACCTTCGAGGGCCTCGTCGAAGACTGGCAGGTCGACGACGAGATCGTCTTCAAGCGCGGCACCTTCTCGCTGTCCGAGCCGCTCGCGCAACGATCCATGCACGACACCGGGGTGATCCTGCAGGACGGCCTGCCCGCGCCGCTCGGCCGCAAGGTCCAGTTCATCAAGGGCGCCACCTACGACACGCTGGAACCGTTCCTGGCCGAGCGACCGGACGCCCCGATTCGGCTTTTCCACATGGATCTGGACACCTACGAGAGCTGCCTGCACGCGCTGGAGACCTGCAAGGACCGCTTTGTCGAAGGATCCATTCTCGTCTTCGACGAATACCTCGTCACCAATGCCGAAATGCGGGCGTTCTTCGAGTTTCAGGAGCAGTACGGGCTGGAATGGCGCTACCGGGCCTGGGGTCTCGAAGTCATGGAGATGAACCTCGAAATGGTCGTGTCGCGGTGGAAGCGCGCGACGTACTACCTACTCTGGATCGCGGCGTATTGGCTGGCGGGCGACGGCAGCTATGTCTGGAAGTTCTTCGGCAAGCGGTTCTGGCGATTCTGGCTGGGCGCACCGATCGGCGACATCTTCTTCATGCTCGGCGCCGCCGGACAGCGGAAGTCGGTCAGCCTCGAAATCACCGGACTGGGCAAGTTGGACCGGACGCGTCCGCGCGACCAGAACGACGGATGA